Proteins encoded together in one Impatiens glandulifera chromosome 1, dImpGla2.1, whole genome shotgun sequence window:
- the LOC124922515 gene encoding HMG-Y-related protein A-like, whose translation MSSDEIASPPSTLPPYPEMIFEAIDSLKEKEGSNKTSISKYIESTYASDLPPAHSHATLLLHHLTKMKDGGDLVFAKNNYARFDPTSPPKRGRGRPPKSKDQSSASASESAIKPASTRPRGRPKKNPDAPPPAKKAAVAPEVTKTGRPRGRPSKSKPQQAQAGVEAS comes from the exons ATGTCGTCCGATGAGATCGCCAGTCCACCTTCTACTCTCCCTCCATACCCAGAG ATGATCTTTGAAGCAATTGATTCTCTCAAGGAGAAAGAAGGGTCAAACAAGACATCAATATCCAAATACATCGAATCGACTTACGCCTCTGATTTACCTCCAGCCCATTCTCACGCAACTCTTCTCTTGCATCACCTAACCAAAATGAAAGATGGGGGTGATCTTGTTTTCGCTAAGAACAACTATGCGAGGTTTGATCCAACATCTCCTCCTAAGAGAGGCAGGGGACGACCTCCTAAATCCAAGGATCAATCTTCTGCTTCTGCTTCTGAATCTGCAATTAAGCCTGCATCCACCAGGCCAAGAGGTCGTCCGAAGAAGAACCCAGATGCACCACCGCCAGCTAAAAAAGCGGCGGTGGCGCCCGAGGTGACTAAGACTGGAAGGCCTAGAGGTCGTCCGTCTAAGTCGAAACCTCAGCAGGCTCAAGCTGGTGTGGAAGCTAGTTGA
- the LOC124919404 gene encoding THO complex subunit 4D codes for MDMPLDDMIRSRRNNERGRGQGRSMRGRGTRGGGQNRSFGSGRMTDAPRSRAPPGLNARPSSFSIAKSFRSRARTFPWQRDLVEDSLRAVGISSSESGTKLYISNLDFGVTNEDIRELFSEMGELTRYAVHYDKNGRSSGSSEVVFARRSDAIQALKRYNNIQLDGKPMKIEIIGTNSEIPVSTLVNVVGGVNGRRTVVMPGSGRGRGSGQVNRASGPRSRGGLTNGRGGFANGRGGGSTGGRGGSTGGRGGGWGRGRGRVRGGGGRGRGRGRKKPIEKSAEDLDKELENYHAGAMET; via the exons ATGGACATGCCACTTGATGACATGATAAGGAGCAGGCGTAATAATGAGAGAGGTAGAGGACAAGGGAGGTCGATGCGTGGTCGAGGCACAAGAGGAGGAGGACAGAATCGTTCATTTGGCAGTGGAAGAATGACCGATGCTCCACGCAGCAGAGCCCCGCCTGGGCTGAATGCTCGTCCTTCATCTTTTTCCATTGCAAAG TCTTTTCGCAGCAGAGCAAGGACTTTCCCATGGCAGCGTGATTTGGTTGAAGATAGCCTTAGGGCTGTAGGGATCTCTAGTTCTGAAAGTGGAACAAAGTTATATATCTCCAACTTGGATTTTGGAGTGACCAATGAAGACATAAGG GAGCTCTTCTCTGAGATGGGTGAACTTACAAGATATGCAGTTCATTATGACAAAAATGGCCGCTCTAGC GGGTCATCTGAAGTTGTATTTGCACGTAGGAGTGATGCGATTCAAGCACTTAAACGTTATAACAATATACAACTGGATGGAAAGCCAATGAAGATTGAAATAATAGGAACAAATTCTGAAATTCCTGTTTCTACTCTTGTCAATGTAGTTGGAGGTGTTAATGGAAGGAGGACTGTTGTTAT GCCAGGATCTGGACGTGGAAGAGGATCTGGACAAGTCAATCGGGCATCTGG TCCTAGGAGTCGAGGAGGATTGACTAATGGCCGAGGTGGTTTTGCCAATGGGCGAGGAGGCGGCTCTACTGGCGGCCGAGGTGGATCTACTGGCGGCCGAGGCGGCGGTTGGGGTAGGGGCCGAGGAAGAGTCCGTGGTGGTGGTGGTCGCGGTCGCGGTCGCGGGAGGAAGAAGCCGATTGAGAAGTCAGCAGAGGATCTCGACAAGGAACTCGAgaattatcacgccggtgcaatGGAGACTTGA